In Streptomyces sp. NBC_01439, the following are encoded in one genomic region:
- the eccB gene encoding type VII secretion protein EccB has translation MASRRDELNAYTFAKRRTVAAFLQPSATGTEEGAPRPLRAVLPGLIVGALVLAGFGAWGMFKPTAPKGWAEPGTRVIVGKDSTTRYVVLTTKVGGKDQTRLHPVLNLASARLLLDPSKFKVIQVEDKVLDAGKPPRGPIIGIQYAPDRLPSKDDAGKAKRWAVCQQPGGNGRGVQTATFVLADREAAKTDDTRRLTDTQALYVQSTAAGQERYLVDAAGTKYKFPEGTPAAGTMTNALVGTGATPQQVSPEWLGTLNSGDDLSFPQLPGKANTDAGVKGLGTADNKVGMVLKAQTGSGAQHYVVLPGKVAPVSDFVAWLLISAPATDGLNMHGKPREVDLQSINPDAAPFAGDIKWPQKKTERINQTAPPAGNQTGGANNRDTVCSVLRSVDGQGNQTLSTWAGTGFPIDITASGTSAYVTPGSGLLYTQVQGKQTTAGGSLFLVTDTGLRYAVQANGDSDAEQSKIGAPDQSKAGADGRPEASQAQVRLGYGGISPAMVPIAWSEFLSKGPRLDTNSARQPQGS, from the coding sequence ATGGCATCACGACGTGATGAGCTCAACGCGTACACCTTTGCGAAGCGGCGCACGGTGGCCGCGTTCCTCCAGCCATCCGCCACGGGCACCGAGGAGGGCGCGCCGCGCCCGCTGCGCGCGGTCCTTCCCGGGCTGATCGTGGGCGCGCTCGTGCTCGCCGGATTCGGCGCCTGGGGCATGTTCAAGCCGACCGCCCCCAAGGGCTGGGCGGAACCGGGGACCAGGGTCATCGTCGGCAAGGACTCGACGACGCGGTACGTGGTCCTGACGACGAAGGTGGGCGGCAAGGATCAGACGCGGCTGCACCCGGTCCTGAACCTGGCCTCCGCCCGACTCCTGCTGGATCCCTCGAAGTTCAAGGTGATCCAGGTCGAGGACAAGGTCCTCGACGCGGGCAAGCCGCCGCGCGGCCCCATCATCGGCATCCAATACGCCCCGGACCGACTCCCCTCCAAGGACGACGCGGGCAAGGCCAAGCGCTGGGCCGTCTGCCAGCAGCCCGGCGGCAACGGCCGGGGCGTGCAGACCGCCACCTTCGTCCTCGCCGACCGCGAGGCGGCCAAGACGGACGACACCCGCAGGCTCACCGACACCCAGGCGCTGTACGTGCAGAGCACGGCCGCCGGCCAGGAGCGCTACCTGGTCGACGCGGCCGGTACGAAGTACAAGTTCCCGGAGGGCACCCCGGCCGCCGGGACGATGACCAATGCGCTGGTCGGCACGGGCGCCACCCCCCAACAGGTCAGTCCGGAATGGTTGGGGACCCTCAACTCCGGCGACGACCTGTCGTTCCCGCAGCTGCCCGGCAAGGCCAACACCGACGCCGGGGTCAAGGGGCTGGGCACCGCCGACAACAAGGTCGGGATGGTGCTCAAGGCGCAGACCGGCTCCGGCGCACAGCACTACGTGGTGCTGCCCGGGAAGGTCGCACCGGTCTCCGACTTCGTCGCCTGGCTGCTGATCTCGGCTCCCGCGACCGACGGCCTCAACATGCACGGCAAGCCCCGCGAGGTCGACCTCCAGTCGATCAACCCGGACGCCGCCCCGTTCGCTGGCGACATCAAGTGGCCCCAGAAGAAGACCGAACGGATCAACCAGACGGCGCCGCCCGCCGGCAACCAGACCGGCGGGGCCAACAACCGCGACACGGTCTGCAGCGTCCTGCGTTCGGTCGACGGGCAGGGCAACCAGACCCTGAGCACGTGGGCCGGCACCGGCTTCCCCATCGACATCACCGCCAGCGGCACCAGCGCGTACGTCACGCCCGGCTCGGGCCTGCTGTACACCCAGGTCCAGGGCAAGCAGACCACGGCCGGCGGCTCCCTCTTCCTGGTCACCGACACCGGGCTGCGGTACGCCGTCCAGGCCAACGGCGACAGCGACGCCGAGCAGTCGAAGATCGGTGCTCCCGACCAGTCGAAGGCCGGTGCGGACGGCCGCCCCGAGGCCAGCCAGGCGCAGGTCCGGCTCGGCTACGGCGGCATCAGCCCGGCCATGGTGCCCATCGCCTGGTCGGAGTTCCTCTCCAAGGGGCCGCGCCTGGACACCAACTCCGCCCGTCAGCCCCAGGGTTCGTGA
- the mycP gene encoding type VII secretion-associated serine protease mycosin — MTLTHAPRRALLAAAFVLTLAPGGTGTAAAAGSTAPQSPYAPVPSGQLPHALGLDGAGECTFPMKKQIEDRPWSLQRLLLDELWAQTKGKDKKGNSVRVAVIDTGVDRANPQLSAAIDTGAGKDFVDPKGGDGTVDTIGHGTKVAGLIAARPQQGTGFVGLAPESTIIPIRQNDGQGKGNAANLSQAIDHAVAKGAQVINISQDTDAQLSAESDLGKSVQKAIAANVVVVASAGNDGLSGEKRKTYPAAFPGVLAVAASDRNNERAGFSQPGDFIGVAAPGVDMVSTVPGFGQCIDNGTSFSAPYVAGVAALLRAEHADWSAQQIVWQIQNTAERAVNGHDDYVGWGVVDPVRALSRDQEAPKAPVPDPGPPPAAAPEAAPLRLTETAQEREERFGTYALGIGAILIAVIAGTATVVRDARGRRRRLQ, encoded by the coding sequence ATGACCCTGACCCACGCGCCCCGGCGGGCCCTCCTGGCTGCTGCCTTCGTCCTCACCCTGGCCCCGGGCGGCACGGGCACGGCCGCCGCGGCCGGATCCACCGCGCCGCAGTCCCCGTACGCACCCGTGCCCTCCGGGCAACTCCCGCACGCACTCGGCCTCGACGGCGCGGGGGAGTGCACCTTCCCGATGAAGAAGCAGATCGAGGACCGGCCCTGGTCCCTCCAGCGACTGCTGCTCGACGAGTTGTGGGCGCAGACCAAGGGCAAGGACAAGAAGGGCAACAGCGTCCGCGTCGCGGTCATCGACACCGGCGTGGACCGGGCGAACCCGCAACTCAGCGCGGCCATCGACACCGGAGCCGGCAAGGACTTCGTCGACCCCAAGGGCGGCGACGGCACGGTCGACACCATCGGCCACGGCACCAAGGTCGCCGGGCTGATCGCGGCCCGCCCCCAGCAGGGCACCGGCTTCGTCGGCCTGGCCCCGGAATCCACGATCATCCCGATCCGGCAGAACGACGGGCAGGGCAAGGGCAACGCCGCGAACCTGAGCCAGGCCATCGACCACGCGGTGGCCAAGGGCGCCCAAGTGATCAACATTTCCCAGGACACCGACGCACAGCTGTCCGCCGAATCCGATCTCGGCAAATCGGTCCAGAAGGCCATCGCCGCCAACGTCGTGGTGGTGGCCTCGGCGGGCAACGACGGCCTGAGCGGCGAGAAGCGCAAGACCTACCCGGCGGCCTTCCCCGGCGTGCTCGCCGTGGCAGCCTCGGACCGCAACAACGAGCGCGCCGGATTCTCCCAGCCCGGTGACTTCATCGGGGTGGCGGCGCCCGGCGTCGACATGGTCTCCACCGTTCCCGGCTTCGGCCAGTGCATCGACAACGGCACCAGTTTCTCCGCGCCGTACGTCGCCGGCGTCGCCGCCCTGCTGCGCGCCGAGCACGCGGATTGGTCCGCGCAGCAGATCGTCTGGCAGATCCAGAACACCGCCGAACGCGCGGTCAACGGTCATGACGACTACGTGGGTTGGGGCGTCGTCGACCCGGTGCGCGCGCTCTCCCGCGACCAGGAGGCCCCGAAGGCTCCGGTCCCCGACCCCGGACCGCCCCCGGCGGCCGCCCCCGAGGCGGCGCCGTTGCGACTCACCGAGACGGCACAGGAGCGCGAGGAGCGGTTCGGCACGTACGCTCTCGGCATCGGCGCGATCCTGATCGCCGTCATCGCCGGTACCGCGACGGTCGTCCGGGATGCCCGCGGCCGCCGACGCCGTTTGCAGTGA
- a CDS encoding WXG100 family type VII secretion target, protein MSTNTFGLADDPVVQAKNKIEQTANAVTTQARELADILATVSAGWTGVGASGFTSAQTMVNEDHDEIRRMLGVLHNAVAQTKNLSNAQDDEVRAAFKAVQSQSGNSSGLNSV, encoded by the coding sequence ATGAGCACGAACACCTTCGGACTTGCAGACGATCCGGTCGTCCAGGCGAAGAACAAGATCGAGCAGACGGCCAACGCCGTCACCACGCAGGCCCGCGAGCTGGCCGACATCCTGGCCACCGTGAGCGCCGGCTGGACCGGTGTGGGTGCCTCGGGCTTCACGTCCGCGCAGACCATGGTCAACGAGGACCACGACGAGATCCGCCGGATGCTCGGCGTCCTGCACAACGCCGTGGCGCAGACCAAGAACCTCAGCAACGCCCAGGACGACGAGGTGCGCGCCGCGTTCAAGGCCGTTCAGAGCCAGTCCGGCAACAGCTCCGGCCTCAACAGCGTCTGA